From Aedes albopictus strain Foshan chromosome 1, AalbF5, whole genome shotgun sequence, one genomic window encodes:
- the LOC109404027 gene encoding IQ domain-containing protein N: MHVHPSSPNSSQSEDDAATKIQAGFRGYRVRKQMRQGRSGSGAGGSSSASGSQAQRSPRVSKKPSLEDKSAAKIQAGVRGFLVRKRQKVATDAATKIQASFRGFKTRKDLKSTTKKDK, translated from the coding sequence ATGCACGTCCACCCGAGTTCGCCCAACTCGTCCCAATCGGAGGACGACGCCGCCACGAAGATCCAGGCCGGATTCCGCGGCTATCGGGTGCGGAAGCAGATGCGCCAGGGACGATCCGGATCGGGTGCCGGCGGTAGCAGTTCGGCTTCGGGCTCGCAGGCTCAGCGATCGCCCCGGGTGTCCAAGAAGCCGTCGCTGGAGGACAAGTCGGCCGCCAAGATCCAAGCAGGCGTCCGGGGTTTTCTGGTGCGAAAGCGGCAGAAAGTGGCCACCGATGCCGCAACAAAAATTCAGGCCAGCTTCCGTGGGTTCAAAACCCGGAAGGATCTGAAATCGACGACCAAGAAGGACAAGTGA